TGGGTCTATGCGGGTGAGCGTATAGTCCATCTTAATGCCTCGCTGTTACTGCGTATGACGGTTGGTGTTGTTGTGGCTGATAACGTCGGTTTTCACTACTACACGGCGACGTGCAGGAGCCCAATCCAGCGCACCAATGCGCACCAGATAAACCAGTCCAGCCAGCAGCACCAAAATGAAAATGGCGGCTTCGACAAAACCGACCCAGCCGCTTTCGCGAATAGAGGTCGACCATGCGTATAAATAGAGGGCTTCGACGTCGAAGATAACGAAGAACATCGCTACCAGATAGAATTTGGCAGAAAGACGCATTTGCGTGCTGCCAACGGGGTCGATACCAGATTCAAAAGGTGTGTTTTTGTGCCTTCCGTGGGCTCTTCCGCCCAAAAACCATGCGCCAGCCAACATCAGGCAACAAAGACCCATAGCGACGATCAGGAAAACAGCAAATGCCCAGTGATGAGCGATAACTTCAGTGGTTGTTGACATACACTCTGCTTACTTATCAAAAGTGGTGCTCAGCGTCCTGCTCTGATAACGGCAGTTAACACACCACATCGATTCAAGGGAAGGATGAAAAACCTTATAAATTTTGCCGTCTTTAATGAATAAGCAGCAATTTTATGGGGTTTTTTACCCCTTTCTATAACCTTTTGTCAACTTTGACAAAAGTATCTACACCTTATTTTACAGTTGCAGCATTTTTTTAACATATGATGCGCAGATATTGAGCTAAATCGAGTCAGTATACCCCTACAAATTATAGTGTAGCTGCAAATCCATAACAGGGATCGATGATTTAACAATCGTATTTTGACAGGAATCCGCGCTTTTTCCTGCCCCTTAATGGGGTTATTTTTATGATCCAGAACACACTTTTAGCCTTTATGATAAAAAAACAGCCAGCTTCCATAACAATTACTCACGATGTGCAACCACTATTAAAGTGATTTCACAGGGTTATATTTACGCAACAAACAATAAAGACTGAAATAAAACAAAATAAAACGGAAAGGGGTTAAAACACGGGGAACGGCGATGAAAAGACCAATAAAAAAGCCTCTTATCAAGATATCCTGATAAGAGGCTTGTTTTTTGCAGTTAATCAGACGAAAGCTGCATTTTAATGATAACGGGTATCGTTTCGGTTAACGATATTACTCTTCGTCATCCAGCAGGACTGCACCGTCCTGACCCGCAACAATCAGATTATAGGGATCGTTGCTGGACTCCATCGCATTAAAAATGGCCAGAGCCAGTTCGTTATCACTTTCCGGGTTGCGACACAGCAGATACTGCGTGTCTGGCAGCACTGGCAGGCCTTCCGCTGCACCCATTACGCGCAGTTCCGGGCTCATCATTTCAACCGGACGCGCCGTGACGCCCAGCCCCGCTTTTACCGCAGCGCGTACTGCCGCCAGGGTAGAAGCGACATAGGAGATACGCCATGGAATACCGGCTTCGTTAAGATGGTCGATAGCCATATCACGATACGGACTTGGTTCGTCGAGCAGAACCAGTGGAATCGCTTCACCACGCTGAAAAATATAGTCAGCGGCGCAATACCACAGCGTTGGCGACGTACGCAGAACCTGATGGGTAAAGTTACCTGGACTGGAGGTGGTGACCACCAGATCCACTTCACCCTGGTTCAGCATCTCCATCATAAATGGATTACGCTTCACACGGACATCAATCGCCAGCTTCGGAT
This is a stretch of genomic DNA from Winslowiella toletana. It encodes these proteins:
- a CDS encoding NADH-quinone oxidoreductase subunit A; protein product: MSTTTEVIAHHWAFAVFLIVAMGLCCLMLAGAWFLGGRAHGRHKNTPFESGIDPVGSTQMRLSAKFYLVAMFFVIFDVEALYLYAWSTSIRESGWVGFVEAAIFILVLLAGLVYLVRIGALDWAPARRRVVVKTDVISHNNTNRHTQ
- the lrhA gene encoding transcriptional regulator LrhA is translated as MTNANRPILNLDLDLLRTFVAVADLNTFAAAAAAVCRTQSAVSQQMQRLEQLVGKELFARHGRNKLLTEHGIQLLGYARKILRFNDEACTSLMYSNIQGVLTIGASDDTSDTILPFLLNRVTSVYPKLAIDVRVKRNPFMMEMLNQGEVDLVVTTSSPGNFTHQVLRTSPTLWYCAADYIFQRGEAIPLVLLDEPSPYRDMAIDHLNEAGIPWRISYVASTLAAVRAAVKAGLGVTARPVEMMSPELRVMGAAEGLPVLPDTQYLLCRNPESDNELALAIFNAMESSNDPYNLIVAGQDGAVLLDDEE